In Toxotes jaculatrix isolate fToxJac2 chromosome 12, fToxJac2.pri, whole genome shotgun sequence, the following are encoded in one genomic region:
- the LOC121190885 gene encoding RNA-binding protein Nova-1-like isoform X2: protein MEADSPDSRKRPLETPTEEAGCTKRTNTGEEGEYFLKVLIPSYAAGSIIGKGGQTIVQLQKETGATIKLSKSKDFYPGTTERVCLIQGTVEALNGVHNFIAEKVREMPQSAQKPEPVSILQPQTTVNPDRVKQAKLIVPNSTAGLIIGKGGATVKAVMEQSGAWVQLSQKPEGINLQERVVTISGEPEQNRKAVEIIVQKIQEDPQSSSCLNISYSNVSGPVANSNPTGSPYANTAEVLPNAAAAAATASSLLGQAGLTGMGAFPAAMSSFSGNDLLAITSALNTLASYGYNTNTLGLGLNPAAASGVLAAVAASANPAAAAAANLLASYASDASSSAGHPATGLGGFSLGSLAAATGASNGYLNASSPLMASSLLATEKLADGAKDVVEIAVPENLVGAILGKGGKTLVEYQELTGARIQISKKGEFIPGTRNRKVTITGSPAATQAAQYLISQRITYEQGVRATNPQKVG, encoded by the exons ATGGAGGCTGATAGCCCGGACTCCCGCAAACGACCGCTGGAAACTCCGACGGAGGAGGCCGGCTGTACCAAGCGAACCAACACTGGAG AGGAGGGTGAGTACTTCCTGAAGGTGCTGATCCCCAGCTATGCAGCCGGCTCTATAATTGGCAAGGGCGGCCAGACCATCGTACAACTGCAGAAAGAGACGGGTGCCACCATTAAGCTGTCTAAATCCAAAGACTTCTACCCAG GAACAACAGAACGCGTCTGTCTGATACAGGGTACAGTCGAAGCCCTCAATGGTGTTCACAACTTCATTGCGGAGAAAGTCCGTGAGATGCCCCAGAGCGCCCAGAAACCCGAACCAGTCAGCATACTGCAGCCACAGACCACTGTCAACCCTGACCGCGTCAAACAG GCCAAATTGATCGTGCCCAATAGCACAGCTGGGCTGATCATTGGCAAAGGCGGAGCCACAGTGAAAGCAGTGATGGAGCAGTCAGGGGCTTGGGTGCAGCTCTCCCAGAAGCCAGAGGGCATCAACCTGCAGGAACGAGTAGTTACCATCAGTGGGGAGCCTGAACAGAACCGCAAGGCTGTGGAAATCATAGTTCAGAAGATCCAGGAGGACCCTCAGAGCAGTAGCTGTCTCAACATCAGCTATTCTAACGTCTCGGGCCCAGTGGCCAACTCCAACCCCACTGGCTCCCCCTACGCCAATACGGCCGAGGTGCTGCCCAATGCAGCCGCAGCAGCCGCCACTGCCTCCAGCCTTCTGGGTCAGGCCGGCTTGACGGGAATGGGCGCCTTCCCCGCCGCCATGTCCAGCTTCTCTGGCAATGATCTGTTGGCCATCACCTCAGCCCTCAACACATTGGCCAGCTATGGCTACAACACTAACACCCTCGGCTTGGGCCTCAaccctgcagctgcttctgGGGTCCTCGCTGCAGTAGCAGCCAGTGCTAAcccggctgctgctgctgcagctaaCCTGCTAGCCTCCTACGCTAGCGATGCCTCCAGCAGTGCTGGCCACCCTGCTACAGGCCTTGGTGGGTTCTCCTTGGGTTCTCTAGCAGCTGCTACAGGGGCTTCCAATGGTTACCTAAATGCTTCATCACCACTGATGGCCTCCTCCCTACTGGCAACAGAGAAGTTGGCGGATGGGGCCAAGGACGTGGTTGAGATTGCTGTTCCCGAGAATCTGGTTGGTGCCATTTTggggaaaggagggaaaacGCTCGTAGAGTACCAGGAGCTAACAGGAGCCCGCATCCAGATCTCCAAAAAGGGAGAGTTCATTCCTGGTACTCGGAACCGTAAAGTTACCATAACAGGGTCGCCAGCCGCTACACAAGCAGCGCAGTATCTGATCAGCCAGCGGATCACTTACGAGCAGGGTGTGCGTGCTACCAACCCACAAAAGGTGGgctaa
- the LOC121190885 gene encoding RNA-binding protein Nova-1-like isoform X1, which translates to MEADSPDSRKRPLETPTEEAGCTKRTNTGEEGEYFLKVLIPSYAAGSIIGKGGQTIVQLQKETGATIKLSKSKDFYPGTTERVCLIQGTVEALNGVHNFIAEKVREMPQSAQKPEPVSILQPQTTVNPDRVKQVRYWTVSGSEGVWSPCGRNSSLPGHLAKLIVPNSTAGLIIGKGGATVKAVMEQSGAWVQLSQKPEGINLQERVVTISGEPEQNRKAVEIIVQKIQEDPQSSSCLNISYSNVSGPVANSNPTGSPYANTAEVLPNAAAAAATASSLLGQAGLTGMGAFPAAMSSFSGNDLLAITSALNTLASYGYNTNTLGLGLNPAAASGVLAAVAASANPAAAAAANLLASYASDASSSAGHPATGLGGFSLGSLAAATGASNGYLNASSPLMASSLLATEKLADGAKDVVEIAVPENLVGAILGKGGKTLVEYQELTGARIQISKKGEFIPGTRNRKVTITGSPAATQAAQYLISQRITYEQGVRATNPQKVG; encoded by the exons ATGGAGGCTGATAGCCCGGACTCCCGCAAACGACCGCTGGAAACTCCGACGGAGGAGGCCGGCTGTACCAAGCGAACCAACACTGGAG AGGAGGGTGAGTACTTCCTGAAGGTGCTGATCCCCAGCTATGCAGCCGGCTCTATAATTGGCAAGGGCGGCCAGACCATCGTACAACTGCAGAAAGAGACGGGTGCCACCATTAAGCTGTCTAAATCCAAAGACTTCTACCCAG GAACAACAGAACGCGTCTGTCTGATACAGGGTACAGTCGAAGCCCTCAATGGTGTTCACAACTTCATTGCGGAGAAAGTCCGTGAGATGCCCCAGAGCGCCCAGAAACCCGAACCAGTCAGCATACTGCAGCCACAGACCACTGTCAACCCTGACCGCGTCAAACAGGTGAGATACTGGACAGTCAGTGGGTCTGAGGGTGTGTGGTCTCCGTGCGGTAGGAACAGTTCACTTCCAGGACACCTT GCCAAATTGATCGTGCCCAATAGCACAGCTGGGCTGATCATTGGCAAAGGCGGAGCCACAGTGAAAGCAGTGATGGAGCAGTCAGGGGCTTGGGTGCAGCTCTCCCAGAAGCCAGAGGGCATCAACCTGCAGGAACGAGTAGTTACCATCAGTGGGGAGCCTGAACAGAACCGCAAGGCTGTGGAAATCATAGTTCAGAAGATCCAGGAGGACCCTCAGAGCAGTAGCTGTCTCAACATCAGCTATTCTAACGTCTCGGGCCCAGTGGCCAACTCCAACCCCACTGGCTCCCCCTACGCCAATACGGCCGAGGTGCTGCCCAATGCAGCCGCAGCAGCCGCCACTGCCTCCAGCCTTCTGGGTCAGGCCGGCTTGACGGGAATGGGCGCCTTCCCCGCCGCCATGTCCAGCTTCTCTGGCAATGATCTGTTGGCCATCACCTCAGCCCTCAACACATTGGCCAGCTATGGCTACAACACTAACACCCTCGGCTTGGGCCTCAaccctgcagctgcttctgGGGTCCTCGCTGCAGTAGCAGCCAGTGCTAAcccggctgctgctgctgcagctaaCCTGCTAGCCTCCTACGCTAGCGATGCCTCCAGCAGTGCTGGCCACCCTGCTACAGGCCTTGGTGGGTTCTCCTTGGGTTCTCTAGCAGCTGCTACAGGGGCTTCCAATGGTTACCTAAATGCTTCATCACCACTGATGGCCTCCTCCCTACTGGCAACAGAGAAGTTGGCGGATGGGGCCAAGGACGTGGTTGAGATTGCTGTTCCCGAGAATCTGGTTGGTGCCATTTTggggaaaggagggaaaacGCTCGTAGAGTACCAGGAGCTAACAGGAGCCCGCATCCAGATCTCCAAAAAGGGAGAGTTCATTCCTGGTACTCGGAACCGTAAAGTTACCATAACAGGGTCGCCAGCCGCTACACAAGCAGCGCAGTATCTGATCAGCCAGCGGATCACTTACGAGCAGGGTGTGCGTGCTACCAACCCACAAAAGGTGGgctaa